The following are encoded together in the Malaya genurostris strain Urasoe2022 chromosome 3, Malgen_1.1, whole genome shotgun sequence genome:
- the LOC131435243 gene encoding uncharacterized protein LOC131435243, whose protein sequence is MTTVSSRYSPTTKLYINVSILSIALNATYFAFLIQSNKLYDIGKCWSSYVILLLPVIELLKHYYVGKVLQLAGWNIVFDLQSNASTSQKSGSKHQSKKLSPFSGVGGLLFILILSMLFYGFICLILGAPLDQYEETTSLAAALTTLTILPITLFIGHSGTIRLLFSEAFELRSPIANSYLTLLKNNCIGVILGAWGASVVAPLDWDRPWQVYPVPNVVGAIGGSFGMNVFTLLSTLYFILCKSNHRKGIV, encoded by the coding sequence ATGACTACGGTATCCAGTAGATATTCACCAACAACAAAACTATACATTAACGTTAGCATCTTATCGATCGCGTTGAATGCAACATATTTTGCATTTCTAATTCAGTCGAACAAACTATACGACATCGGTAAATGTTGGTCTTCATACGTGATCCTACTGTTGCCGGTGATCGAGCTACTCAAGCATTACTACGTTGGAAAAGTTTTACAGTTGGCAGGCTGGAACATCGTATTTGACCTGCAATCAAATGCATCAACATCACAGAAGTCCGGAAGTAAACATCAATCGAAAAAATTATCGCCATTTTCAGGAGTTGGTGGTCTCTTGTTCATCCTAATTCTGTCCATGCTCTTTTATGGCTTTATTTGTCTCATTCTGGGAGCTCCACTCGATCAATACGAAGAAACTACTTCCCTGGCGGCTGCTTTAACTACTTTAACTATCCTTCCCATAACGTTATTTATTGGCCACTCAGGCACAATACGTTTGTTGTTTTCAGAAGCATTCGAATTACGATCTCCCATTGCTAATTCGTATTTGACATTACTCAAAAACAATTGCATCGGAGTAATTTTGGGTGCATGGGGTGCTTCGGTGGTTGCTCCATTGGACTGGGATCGTCCTTGGCAAGTGTACCCGGTTCCAAATGTAGTTGGTGCGATAGGAGGCTCTTTTGGTATGAATGTTTTTACACTACTCAGCACATTGTACTTTATACTTTGCAAAAGTAATCACAGAAAAGGAATTGTATAA